Proteins co-encoded in one Bubalus bubalis isolate 160015118507 breed Murrah chromosome 7, NDDB_SH_1, whole genome shotgun sequence genomic window:
- the LOC123334524 gene encoding basic salivary proline-rich protein 1-like: MATRPEGRYLDLRKGVGATDHHHPTPQGCLLPPALGPEPQAPDTDTPWRTDPHGLDTPPEGASLWEALADGRGSPGPHAVVVSQLRRAEATLGQEAAGGQACWEPGFTGPAPSLPQENRILRAGGQQGPPVFAAAGVWAGVGTGQSSPGLREGTSLGPGSAHPQEGPPTRGLGGSAQPLESTGRLAHVYVAGRGQTPKPQSPAPRSRGPQSEQGFHRWSIPAGDRDGTPGVDAGLVSGEREPSRPTLAAGLSLGLSDTGAGQASLVVVQGGGAGSLSILLSPASALPGAPPQGPSTPLRAQPGSGRPREQRVDCASFWACSPPGRCPRGALGVMFVFVAKRESSGQAARAQRTNGLRYQPQAQEPRSRQPVLDPAGLPPSPPWPPEAPRRQPGSSVPALRLVLCRHLPSPAHGMRLSSPRPARHPLAL; encoded by the exons ATGGCCACCCGGCCCGAAGGCAG GTACCTGGACCTGAGGAAAGGGGTGGGGGCCACGGACCAccatcaccccaccccccagggatGCCTGCTGCCGCCTGCCCTGGGCCCTGAGCCCCAGGCCCCTGACACAGACACGCCCTGGAGGACAGACCCTCACGGGCTGGACACACCC CCAGAGGGGGCATCGCTCTGGGAGGCCCTGGCGGATGGGAGGGGCAGCCCGGGACCCCACGCCGTAGTCGTCTCCCAGTTGAGGCGAGCGGAGGCCACACTGGGGCAGGAAGCTGCCGGAGGCCAGGCCTGCTGGGAACCCGGCTTCACGGGCCCGGCCCCATCTCTGCCCCAGGAGAACCGCATCCTCCGGGCTGGGGGGCAGCAGGGTCCACCGGTGTTTGCTGCAGCCGGGGTCTGGGCTGGGGTTGGGACAGGGCAAAGCTCCCCAGGGCTGCGGGAAGGCACGAGCCTCGGGCCGGGCTCCGCCCACCCCCAGGAAGGGCCCCCAACTCGCGGTCTAGGCGGGTCCGCGCAGCCCCTCGAGAGCACCGGCCGGCTTGCACACGTGTACGTCGCAGGGCGGGGCCAGACGCCCAAGCCTCAGAGCCCCGCCCCCCGGTCCCGAGGACCCCAGTCTGAGCAGGGCTTCCACCGTTGGTCCATCCCTGCTGGGGACCGAGACGGCACCCCGGGAGTGGACGCGGGCCTGGTGTCGGGGGAAAGAGAACCCTCCAGACCCACCCTGGCTGCCGGACTGAGCCTGGGCCTCAGCGATACG GGCGCAGGGCAGGCCTCTCTGGTGGTCGTGCAGGGTGGGGGTGCGGGCTCTCTGTCCATACTGCTCAGCCCTGCCAGCGCCCTCCCCGgggcccctccccagggcccctccACTCCTCTGCGGGCCCAGCCCG GCTCCGGGCGGCCACGGGAACAAAGGGTGGATTGTGCCTCGTTCTGGGCCTGCTCCCCGCCCGGCCGCTGCCCCCGCGGGGCCCTGGGGGTGATGTTTGTGTTTGTAGCCAAGCGAGAGTCCTCCGGCCAAGCTGCGAGGGCTCAGCGCACGAACGGCCTCAGGTACCAGCCGCAGGCCCAGGAGCCCAGGAGCCGGCAGCCTGTCCTGGACCCAGCTGGCCTGCCACCCTCCCCGCCCTGGCCGCCCGAAGCCCCGAGGCGGCAGCCAGGCAGCTCCGTGCCTGCCCTGCGCCTCGTCCTGTGCAGACACTTGCCATCACCAGCCCACGGCATGCGGCTGTCCAGCCCCAGGCCAGCCCGGCACCCCCTTGCCCTGTGA